The genomic window TCCGACGAGGACGACTCCGACGGGTTCGACGCGATACCTCAGTAGGCGGTAGCGCGCTTGCGTACCGGTGCGTTAAAGCGGTGGCATGATGACGCCATGAAGATCGGTGTCCTCGCTCTCCAAGGTGCTTTCCGCGAGCATCGCCTGGCGTTCGAGCGCCTGGGCGCCCAGGTCATCGAGGTGCGCCTTCCCAGGCATCTGGAGGGTCTCTCAGGCGTGGTCATCCCCGGCGGGGAATCGACGACGATGGCCAAGCTGATGAGCAGCTACGGGCTCGACCACGCTTTGCGCGAGTACCACCGGTCGGGCGGCGCTATCTGGGGCACGTGTGCCGGCGCCATAGCCGTAGCGCAGGAGATTTCTGGCCGGCCCGGTCAGCCTACCCTGGGGCTCCTCGACATCACCGTCGAACGCAACGCCTACGGGCGACAGGTGGCGTCTTTCGAAGCCGACCTCGAGATCGAGGGGATGGAAGGAGCATTCCGGGCGGTGTTCATCAGGGCGCCACGCATCGTTCGGGCCGGGCCAGCCGTGGAGGTCCTGGGCGAGCTGGAGGGAGACCCGGTGATGGTCAGGCAGGGCCGAGTGATAGCCGGAGTGTTCCATCCGGAGCTGAGCGGCGACGACCGGGTGCACGAGTACTTCTTGAACCAGGTTGCAGGCCCAGTCCTCGCTGCGGGGTAGGTTTGGGGCGTGATGAACCTATACCATCTGCCCGCAGGGCCGAAGGCTCCGGACCTGATCGATGTCGTGATCGAAGTGCCGATGGGCAGTTCCAACAAGTACGAGTACGACCCGGAGCTGAACGTGTTCAGGCTAGATCGGGTCCTGTACAGCCCGATGCACTACCCGGGCGATTACGGCTTCGTGCCGGGCACTCTAGCCGATGACGGCGACCCTGTCGACGTTCTGGTCCTCATCAACTCCCCTACCTTCCCGGGAGCCGTTCTCACCGTTCGACCGCTCGGCTACCTCGAGATGAGCGACGAGAAGGGGGAGGATCAGAAGCTCCTGGCCGTACCGGCCCACGACCCCCGTTACGACGGGAACCGGCACATCGACACGATCTCGCGCCATCGACTCAGGGAGATCGAGCACTTCTTCAACATCTACAAGGAACTGGAGGGCAAGGAGACCCGCGTCGACGGATGGCGGGGCCTGGACGAGGCGCATGACCTCATCCGCCGTTGCATCGCTCGGTTCCGGGAACGGGTGTCGGAAGCCGTCTGACAGTGGATCGCCGGTCGCCAGGCGTCCGCGGTGCCCAACAGGACTATCCGGGCAGGGCGGAATCGGGTTAGACCCCCAGTCCCACGTTGTTCTTCTCGAGTGCCCGCTCCGCTCGGTAGGAGGAGCGAACGAGCGGCCCCGAGACCACTTCCAGGAAGCC from Trueperaceae bacterium includes these protein-coding regions:
- a CDS encoding inorganic diphosphatase, translating into MNLYHLPAGPKAPDLIDVVIEVPMGSSNKYEYDPELNVFRLDRVLYSPMHYPGDYGFVPGTLADDGDPVDVLVLINSPTFPGAVLTVRPLGYLEMSDEKGEDQKLLAVPAHDPRYDGNRHIDTISRHRLREIEHFFNIYKELEGKETRVDGWRGLDEAHDLIRRCIARFRERVSEAV
- the pdxT gene encoding pyridoxal 5'-phosphate synthase glutaminase subunit PdxT, whose product is MKIGVLALQGAFREHRLAFERLGAQVIEVRLPRHLEGLSGVVIPGGESTTMAKLMSSYGLDHALREYHRSGGAIWGTCAGAIAVAQEISGRPGQPTLGLLDITVERNAYGRQVASFEADLEIEGMEGAFRAVFIRAPRIVRAGPAVEVLGELEGDPVMVRQGRVIAGVFHPELSGDDRVHEYFLNQVAGPVLAAG